A section of the Telopea speciosissima isolate NSW1024214 ecotype Mountain lineage chromosome 3, Tspe_v1, whole genome shotgun sequence genome encodes:
- the LOC122655096 gene encoding pentatricopeptide repeat-containing protein At2g29760, chloroplastic-like produces MLAAEKLLLANQSPVSVIESCKSIKEALQVHAQIILNGFTRHNFILSRLISFFALSGSPEGLHHSRLLFSQIDRPNIFIWNTMIRGYSRNDSPSEAILLYKSMMVRGLVFPNNFTFPFLINSCARLHTTHSGEEIHCHVIKCGFDSDLFISNSFMGFYSVFGDIQSARILFDLCPHRDLVSFNTMISGCARGGQPIDALRLFGEMIVSGMEPDDFTVVALLSACSALSEPKLGKQIHCLVRKKSILYDSNDLLTGALVDMYAKCGIMDMAARVFNEMGTRKSTVAWSSMVLGYARCGQIVIARQLFDQMDERDLVSWTAMISGYSQTGKYNEALQLFVDMEGMGMKPDEVTLVTVLSVCARLGALDSGKRLHYQYVQDGSFNHNVILTTAIIDMYAKCGSIETALDIFHRVPDKSKTIFLFNSMISGLAQHGLGKTAITILREMESVGLKPDDVTFVGLLCACSHGGLIPEGKKLFDYMLKEYGIEPQIEHYGCMVDLLGRGGHLNEAHDFIQRMPFEANSVMWRALLGACRIHGNIAIGDIAGKKLLELEPHHGARYVLLSNLFADVNQWEEAGRMRKLMEERDIQKPPGWSYVEFNGTIHKFLAGDKSHPRAKEIELMLGDMARRLKSVGYVPNTTHVLFDIDEEEKETVVSYHSEKLALAFGLISFSAGVTIHIVKNLRICGDCHAAFKLLSKIFLREIVVRDTVRFHHFKHGSCSCMDYW; encoded by the coding sequence ATGCTTGCCGCGGAAAAGCTTCTCCTTGCGAACCAGTCACCGGTTTCCGTCATAGAATCATGCAAATCCATCAAAGAAGCACTCCAGGTTCACGCCCAAATCATCCTCAATGGCTTCACCCGCCACAACTTTATCCTCAGCAGACTCATCTCCTTCTTCGCCCTCTCGGGTTCTCCAGAGGGCCTTCACCATTCTCGACTTCTATTCTCCCAGATCGATCGACCCAACATCTTCATTTGGAACACCATGATCAGGGGTTACTCTCGCAACGATTCCCCTAGCGAAGCTATCCTTCTCTACAAGTCCATGATGGTCAGGGGCCTCGTTTTTCCCAATAACttcacttttccttttctaataAACTCTTGTGCTAGGCTGCACACCACTCATTCTGGGGAGGAGATTCATTGTCACGTAATCAAGTGTGGGTTCGACTCAGATCTCTTTATTTCTAATTCTTTCATGGGTTTTTATTCTGTTTTTGGAGACATACAGAGTGCCCGGATCTTGTTCGACCTATGTCCCCACAGAGATCTTGTCTCGTTTAATACCATGATCAGTGGATGCGCCCGTGGTGGTCAACCTATTGATGCTTTGCGGCTTTTTGGGGAGATGATTGTTTCGGGTATGGAGCCTGATGACTTCACTGTTGTTGCTCTATTATCTGCTTGTTCGGCCTTGAGTGAGCCAAAGCTTGGGAAACAAATTCACTGCCTAGTGCGCAAGAAATCCATTCTCTATGATTCTAATGATTTGTTGACCGGTGCTCTGGTCGATATGTATGCCAAATGTGGGATAATGGACATGGCAGCTCGGGTTTTTAATGAAATGGGAACCCGCAAGTCTACTGTGGCCTGGAGTTCCATGGTATTGGGATATGCCAGATGTGGACAGATTGTGATTGCTCGTCAACTGTTTGACCAGATGGATGAAAGAGATTTGGTCTCTTGGACAGCCATGATCAGTGGTTACTCTCAAACAGGGAAGTACAATGAGGCGTTGCAACTTTTTGTAGATATGGAAGGTATGGGCATGAAGCCAGATGAAGTTACTCTTGTTACTGTTCTTTCAGTCTGTGCTCGGTTGGGTGCTCTGGATAGTGGCAAAAGGCTTCACTACCAATATGTACAAGATGGATCGTTTAATCATAACGTCATTCTCACTACAGCTATCATAGACATGTATGCCAAATGTGGAAGCATAGAGACTGCACTTGATATTTTCCATAGAGTTCCAGATAAATCAAAGACTATCTTCCTCTTCAATTCCATGATCTCTGGTCTTGCTCAACATGGGCTTGGTAAGACTGCAATTACTATTCTTAGAGAAATGGAGTCTGTAGGTCTTAAACCAGATGATGTTACTTTTGTTGGGCTTCTATGTGCTTGTAGTCATGGAGGCCTAATCCCAGAGGGCAAGAAACTGTTTGATTACATGCTTAAGGAATATGGAATTGAACCACAAATTGAGCACTATGGttgcatggttgatcttcttGGGAGAGGTGGGCATTTGAATGAGGCCCATGACTTTATTCAGAGAATGCCATTTGAGGCAAACAGTGTAATGTGGAGAGCTCTACTGGGTGCTTGCAGAATCCATGGAAATATTGCAATAGGTGATATTGCAGGCAAGAAACTCTTAGAATTGGAACCTCATCATGGGGCCCGATATGTTCTGTTATCTAATCTTTTTGCTGATGTCAACCAATGGGAAGAAGCAGGAAGAATGAGGAAACTgatggaagaaagggatatCCAGAAGCCACCAGGGTGGAGTTATGTTGAGTTCAATGGCACTATACACAAGTTTTTAGCAGGTGATAAATCACACCCGCGTGCCAAAGAGATTGAGTTAATGCTTGGGGACATGGCTAGGCGACTGAAATCAGTTGGGTATGTCCCCAATACAACCCATGTTCTGTTTGATATAgatgaggaagagaaagagactgTTGTTTCTTATCACAGTGAGAAGTTGGCTCTGGCATTTGGGCTTATCAGTTTCAGTGCAGGGGTTACTATACATATAGTGAAGAACCTTAGAATCTGTGGAGACTGCCACGCAGCATTTAAGCTTCTCTCTAAGATTTTTCTTCGAGAAATAGTAGTGAGGGACACAGTCAGGTTCCACCATTTTAAGCATGGATCATGCTCTTGTATGGATTACTGGTGA